A window of Deltaproteobacteria bacterium genomic DNA:
GTGCTGATCGCGGGAGGAGAGACTCTCCGGTCGGTAGTGAAGACCACCGTCTACCTGGTCGACATGGAGGATTTCCCGGCGATGAACGTGATCTACGGGAAGTTCTTTCCGGAGGACCCTCCGGCGCGGGCGACGGTGCAGGTCGTCAAATTGCCCGCGGGGGCGCGTGTGGAGATCGATGCGGTCGCTGGGTGCTTCAGTTCATAAATACGGTGTCGC
This region includes:
- a CDS encoding RidA family protein; its protein translation is MKREAVRTAGAPAAIGPYSQAVRAGGLLFCSGQIPLDPSTGSLVNGGIEAQAERVLSNLEAVLIAGGETLRSVVKTTVYLVDMEDFPAMNVIYGKFFPEDPPARATVQVVKLPAGARVEIDAVAGCFSS